In Maridesulfovibrio sp., a single genomic region encodes these proteins:
- a CDS encoding NAD-dependent epimerase: protein MKVLVTGAAGFIGFHLSRRLLGEGHEVVGLDILNDYYDVNVKKNRLKQVEDNPNFKFAFMDMADRPAMEKLFAEEKFTHVVNLAAQAGVRYSLQNPQAYIDSNVVGFMNILEGCRHNGVEHLVYASSSSVYGLNTSMPFSIHDNVDHPISMYAATKKSNELMAHSYSHLFNIPTTGLRFFTVYGPWGRPDMALFLFTKAIFEDKPINVFNHGKMLRDFTYIDDIVEGVVRVMKNTAKPNPDWTGDKPDPGSSPAPFRIYNIGNNQPTELMRYIEVLEECIGKKAEKNMMPLQAGDVPSTYANVDDLVRDVDFKPCTTIEEGIAKFVAWYREYYGV from the coding sequence ATGAAAGTCCTTGTAACGGGAGCAGCCGGTTTTATCGGTTTTCATCTTTCCCGCCGCCTTCTCGGTGAAGGTCATGAAGTTGTCGGCCTGGATATTCTTAATGATTATTATGATGTAAACGTTAAGAAAAACAGATTGAAACAGGTCGAAGACAACCCCAATTTCAAATTTGCGTTCATGGATATGGCAGACCGCCCGGCCATGGAAAAGCTTTTTGCTGAAGAAAAATTTACCCATGTTGTCAACCTGGCAGCGCAGGCAGGTGTACGGTATTCGCTCCAGAATCCTCAGGCATACATTGATTCCAATGTGGTCGGGTTCATGAACATTCTGGAAGGTTGCAGACATAACGGCGTTGAGCATCTTGTTTACGCCTCATCCAGTTCTGTTTACGGGCTTAATACCTCCATGCCTTTCAGCATCCACGATAATGTGGATCACCCTATAAGCATGTACGCGGCTACCAAGAAATCCAATGAGCTTATGGCCCATTCCTACAGCCATCTGTTCAACATTCCCACCACCGGGCTTCGTTTCTTTACTGTTTATGGACCCTGGGGCAGACCGGATATGGCGCTTTTCCTTTTTACCAAAGCCATATTTGAAGATAAACCGATCAATGTTTTCAACCACGGAAAAATGCTTCGCGACTTCACCTACATTGATGACATTGTCGAAGGTGTTGTGCGGGTGATGAAAAATACTGCAAAACCCAATCCTGACTGGACTGGGGATAAACCTGATCCGGGATCGAGCCCTGCGCCTTTCAGAATCTATAACATCGGCAACAACCAGCCCACAGAGCTTATGCGCTACATAGAAGTGCTGGAGGAGTGTATCGGCAAGAAAGCGGAAAAGAACATGATGCCTTTGCAGGCCGGTGATGTTCCTTCAACCTACGCCAATGTGGATGACCTTGTCCGTGACGTGGATTTTAAACCTTGCACGACAATTGAAGAAGGCATTGCCAAGTTCGTTGCCTGGTACAGGGAATACTACGGGGTCTAA
- a CDS encoding slipin family protein, translated as MTFIIPPVLIILFLLITSLKVLNEYERGVIFRLGRVINAKGPGLIILIPVVDRMVRVSLRILTLDVPHQDVITRDNVSVKVNAVVYFRVIDPTKAILEVEDFMFATSQLAQTTLRSVCGGVELDELLSKRDKVNSEIQEILDAHTDPWGIKVSTVELKYIDLPQEMQRAMAKQAEAERERRAKVINAQGEYQAAGKLSEAASIISTHPEALQLRYLQTLREMSAEGKSSTIIPLPLDLFKMLAPLSGRGEAIDKNDESNK; from the coding sequence GTGACTTTTATTATTCCACCGGTGTTGATTATACTGTTTCTCCTGATCACATCGTTGAAGGTCCTGAACGAATATGAGCGCGGGGTGATTTTTCGGCTCGGACGGGTAATAAATGCCAAGGGTCCCGGGCTGATAATCCTGATTCCTGTGGTTGACAGGATGGTGCGTGTTTCCCTGCGTATACTGACTCTGGATGTTCCGCATCAGGATGTGATCACCCGTGATAACGTAAGCGTCAAGGTTAATGCGGTCGTTTATTTCCGGGTCATTGATCCTACAAAGGCCATTCTGGAGGTGGAGGATTTTATGTTCGCCACATCTCAGCTTGCGCAAACCACCTTGCGTAGCGTATGTGGAGGCGTTGAGCTTGACGAGTTGCTTTCCAAACGAGACAAAGTGAACAGCGAAATTCAGGAAATTCTTGATGCCCACACTGATCCGTGGGGCATAAAGGTAAGTACTGTCGAGCTCAAGTACATCGATCTTCCGCAGGAAATGCAGAGGGCGATGGCTAAGCAGGCCGAGGCTGAGCGGGAACGCAGGGCCAAGGTCATCAACGCGCAGGGTGAGTATCAGGCGGCAGGCAAGCTTTCTGAAGCCGCATCCATAATTTCTACTCACCCGGAAGCGTTGCAACTCAGATATTTGCAGACGCTGCGAGAAATGTCTGCTGAAGGAAAATCTTCCACAATAATCCCTCTCCCTCTTGATTTATTTAAGATGTTGGCACCGTTAAGCGGCAGGGGGGAGGCAATAGACAAAAACGACGAGAGCAATAAGTAA
- a CDS encoding NfeD family protein produces the protein MNGFGTHKKVVIVFLMLFMSILPASVFAEQINVLYAQMEGGISPAQVRMLEGLVRQAENDDSRIILLRLDTPGGLGDSMREMVRIIMSAEKPVCIWVGPSGAKAASAGTFLVAAAQVAAMAPGTTLGAASPVSVSGDDLPETMARKVTNDMAWFIRGIAQERGRNADWYAATVEQGDSVEAKQAVTINAVDFLAVSVDDFLEQLGARGIDTPEGRLRFSPQDIRIFSFDAGFSYSVLSWLLDPQVAYLLLVAGFFCLLIEFIHPGAVVPGVVGGFCLLTGLYALSILPTNAAGILLIFFGAVLFVLEVFITSYGLLSFSAAAAMLVGSMILFKDGEISQVPLATVLGAVLSFSACAVALVFLVVRAQLRNHQTGRKTMVGLTGEVFECDGHRLKIRVRGEIWSAECFEACGLEIGTEVIITDINGLTLSVVRK, from the coding sequence ATGAACGGATTCGGTACTCATAAAAAAGTAGTAATAGTTTTTCTGATGCTATTCATGAGCATTTTGCCTGCATCCGTCTTTGCCGAGCAGATAAATGTTCTTTATGCGCAGATGGAAGGAGGTATAAGCCCGGCGCAGGTGCGCATGCTTGAGGGGCTTGTCCGGCAGGCTGAAAATGACGACAGCCGGATAATACTGCTCAGGCTGGACACTCCCGGAGGTCTTGGCGATTCCATGCGGGAAATGGTCAGGATAATCATGTCCGCAGAAAAACCGGTGTGCATATGGGTAGGCCCTTCCGGTGCAAAGGCTGCATCTGCCGGTACCTTTCTTGTGGCTGCGGCGCAGGTCGCGGCCATGGCCCCGGGCACAACGCTTGGAGCAGCCAGCCCGGTATCCGTTTCCGGTGATGATCTGCCGGAGACCATGGCCAGAAAGGTTACCAATGATATGGCCTGGTTTATAAGGGGCATTGCACAGGAACGGGGGCGCAATGCCGATTGGTATGCCGCAACGGTTGAGCAGGGTGATAGTGTGGAAGCCAAACAGGCGGTGACCATTAACGCGGTTGATTTTCTGGCTGTCTCAGTGGACGATTTTCTTGAGCAGCTCGGAGCACGGGGCATTGATACTCCCGAGGGGCGGCTCCGGTTTTCGCCGCAGGATATTCGTATTTTCTCTTTTGATGCCGGGTTCAGCTATTCCGTCCTTTCCTGGCTTCTTGATCCGCAGGTGGCTTATCTCCTGCTTGTTGCCGGGTTCTTCTGCCTGCTCATCGAGTTTATACATCCCGGAGCGGTGGTTCCTGGTGTGGTGGGCGGTTTTTGCCTGTTGACGGGATTATATGCATTGTCGATCCTGCCGACAAATGCGGCCGGAATTTTGTTGATTTTCTTCGGTGCAGTGCTTTTCGTGCTTGAAGTGTTTATTACCAGTTACGGGTTGCTGAGTTTTTCTGCTGCCGCCGCAATGCTTGTAGGATCAATGATTCTATTCAAAGATGGAGAAATCAGCCAGGTCCCGTTGGCAACTGTTTTAGGCGCAGTTTTGTCATTCTCCGCGTGTGCGGTAGCGCTTGTTTTTCTTGTGGTCCGTGCGCAGCTGCGTAACCATCAGACGGGTCGTAAAACCATGGTAGGCCTTACCGGAGAGGTTTTTGAATGTGACGGTCATCGGCTCAAAATCAGGGTCCGCGGAGAAATCTGGAGCGCTGAGTGTTTTGAAGCGTGCGGACTTGAAATAGGGACAGAGGTGATCATAACTGATATTAACGGTCTTACCTTGAGCGTTGTAAGAAAATAA